Proteins encoded by one window of Gammaproteobacteria bacterium:
- the pheS gene encoding phenylalanine--tRNA ligase subunit alpha produces MQQELDKLVKEAQHAVDAANDLTELDKVRVQYLGKKGELTIQMQNLGKLPAEERRDAGKVINDAKQAVQATIEQRRSTMQVDLLNSKLSSEAIDVSLPGRGQQNGGLHPVTRTLQRIEELFTQLGFEIAEGPEIEDDYHNFEALNIPESHPARAMHDTFYVDEHTVLRTHTSPVQVRVMAARKPPLRIIAPGRVYRCDSDLTHTPMFHQIEGLLVDDSATFADLKGIIDEFLRQFFEKDLPVRFRPSYFPFTEPSAEVDIQCVMCGGDGCRVCSHTGWLEVLGCGMVHPKVLEHVNIDPEAFTGFAFGMGIERLAMLRYGVNDLRLFFENDLRFLRQFR; encoded by the coding sequence GTGCAGCAGGAATTGGATAAGCTTGTTAAAGAGGCGCAACACGCTGTCGATGCCGCAAATGACCTGACAGAGCTGGATAAGGTCCGGGTTCAGTACCTGGGTAAAAAAGGCGAGCTGACAATACAGATGCAAAACCTCGGCAAGCTCCCGGCCGAGGAACGGCGTGATGCTGGCAAGGTGATCAATGATGCAAAGCAGGCTGTGCAGGCCACGATTGAACAGCGTCGTTCTACCATGCAGGTCGACTTGCTGAACAGCAAGCTATCCTCCGAGGCGATTGATGTCAGCCTGCCGGGACGTGGTCAGCAGAATGGTGGCTTACACCCGGTGACGCGTACGCTACAACGTATTGAGGAGCTGTTTACGCAGCTGGGTTTTGAAATCGCAGAAGGTCCTGAGATCGAGGATGATTACCACAACTTCGAGGCGCTGAATATTCCCGAGTCACATCCCGCGCGCGCCATGCACGATACCTTTTATGTAGACGAGCATACCGTGTTACGCACACACACTTCGCCGGTGCAAGTGCGGGTGATGGCAGCGCGCAAACCGCCGCTACGCATTATCGCCCCGGGTCGTGTGTATCGCTGTGACTCCGATTTAACGCACACCCCAATGTTTCATCAGATTGAAGGCCTGCTGGTGGATGACAGCGCCACCTTTGCCGACCTGAAAGGCATCATTGATGAATTTCTGCGACAGTTTTTTGAAAAGGATTTGCCGGTACGTTTTCGTCCCTCCTATTTTCCTTTTACGGAGCCGTCCGCCGAAGTGGATATTCAATGCGTGATGTGTGGCGGCGATGGTTGTCGTGTGTGTAGTCACACCGGCTGGCTGGAAGTGCTGGGTTGCGGCATGGTGCATCCCAAGGTGCTGGAGCACGTTAACATCGATCCCGAAGCCTTTACCGGATTTGCATTTGGTATGGGCATTGAGCGCCTGGCGATGCTGCGTTACGGCGTCAACGATTTGCGTTTGTTTTTTGAAAATGATTTACGTTTTTTGCGACAGTTTCGCTAA
- the rplT gene encoding 50S ribosomal protein L20, with product MARVKRGVQARAKHKKVIAKAKGYSGRRKNVYRVAVQAVTKAGQYAYRDRRQRKRQFRALWIARINAAARECGLSYSRFINGLKNAEIEVDRKMLADIAVYDMKAFAELAEKAKANLEA from the coding sequence ATGGCACGAGTAAAACGCGGCGTACAAGCACGCGCCAAACACAAAAAAGTTATTGCCAAGGCCAAGGGTTATAGTGGCCGCCGCAAAAATGTCTATCGTGTTGCCGTACAAGCGGTAACCAAAGCCGGTCAATATGCCTATCGTGACCGGCGTCAGCGCAAGCGTCAGTTCCGCGCATTGTGGATTGCCCGTATCAATGCGGCAGCTCGCGAGTGTGGATTGTCGTACAGCCGATTTATTAATGGTCTGAAAAACGCCGAGATTGAAGTTGATCGCAAGATGCTGGCTGATATCGCGGTGTATGATATGAAGGCCTTTGCTGAATTGGCGGAAAAAGCCAAAGCAAATCTCGAGGCTTAA
- the pheT gene encoding phenylalanine--tRNA ligase subunit beta, producing MKFSEHWLREWVNPDISTDALAEVLTMAGLEVESIEPVASEFTHVVVGQVISIGPHPDAEKLQVCQVNAGGGELLQIVCGAANVAVDMKVPVAMVGAVLPGGMKIKKAKLRGVPSHGMLCSAKELGMAEQADGLMPLSADAPIGKNLREYFWLDDQSIELGLTPNRGDCLGIAGVAREVGALCKTEVIQNDGSVVAPGSDRQVSVTVDAAEDCPRYVCQVIENVDAQAETPMWIQEALRRSGLRSLGPVVDITNFVLLELGQPMHAFDLEGLSGGICVRHARQGESLTLLDGQTLSLDAGTLVIADAAAPLALAGIMGGSASAVSDSTRSIVLESAFFSPLSIAGRARRYGLHTDSSHRFERGVDPQLQRRALNRATDLLIKAVGGVAGPVVEVASEASLPQRQAILLRSARIQRVLGHAVPPAEVEDILQRLGMDVTAEDENWRVVAPSFRFDIDIEEDLIEEIARVYGYSNLPATLPRAGAQILPCSERRVALSLLRQILVARGYQEAITYSFIDPVMQKMFDPEAVAIPLTNPISADMSVMRTSHWPSLVQAAVHNLNRQQETVRFFESGLKFIKQDNEYKQEKYLSGLITGRHIPEQWGEKSRPVDFFDLKGDVEALLATLADTAQYTFTAQPLPALHPGQSAVIYDEQGEKIGCLGALHPQIEDQLGLSQRVFVFELAIKCFENAEVPQFAPLSKYPSIRRDLAVVMDEKITLNQLKEVVKNAATGLLDNLQLFDVYQGKGIDSGRKSVAFGLTFQERSRTLEEVDVEEAMAPILKALTEQLGATLRE from the coding sequence ATGAAGTTTAGTGAACACTGGTTACGTGAATGGGTAAACCCTGATATCTCCACCGACGCCCTGGCCGAGGTGCTGACGATGGCGGGTCTGGAAGTCGAATCCATTGAGCCCGTTGCGAGCGAGTTTACACATGTCGTCGTTGGACAGGTGATAAGTATCGGGCCACATCCTGATGCCGAAAAACTACAGGTCTGTCAGGTAAATGCAGGAGGTGGTGAGCTGCTGCAGATTGTGTGTGGCGCAGCAAATGTCGCGGTGGATATGAAAGTGCCCGTCGCCATGGTGGGTGCGGTTTTGCCCGGCGGCATGAAAATCAAAAAGGCGAAGCTGCGGGGTGTGCCATCGCATGGGATGCTGTGTTCCGCCAAAGAGCTGGGCATGGCAGAGCAGGCGGATGGCCTGATGCCATTGTCGGCGGATGCACCTATCGGCAAGAATCTTCGGGAGTATTTTTGGCTGGATGATCAATCCATTGAGCTGGGGCTAACGCCCAATCGAGGCGACTGTCTTGGCATTGCCGGTGTTGCGCGCGAGGTGGGTGCGCTGTGCAAGACCGAGGTGATACAAAATGATGGCAGCGTGGTGGCGCCAGGTTCGGACCGACAAGTGTCCGTCACGGTCGATGCCGCGGAGGATTGTCCTCGGTATGTGTGCCAGGTGATTGAGAATGTGGACGCCCAGGCAGAGACCCCCATGTGGATACAGGAGGCGCTGCGCCGCAGTGGTTTGCGGAGTCTGGGTCCGGTGGTTGATATCACCAATTTTGTCCTGCTGGAACTCGGGCAGCCTATGCATGCCTTCGATCTTGAAGGCTTGAGTGGCGGCATCTGTGTGCGCCATGCTCGGCAGGGTGAGTCATTGACCCTATTGGATGGACAGACGCTGTCGCTGGATGCCGGCACGCTGGTGATCGCCGATGCGGCGGCACCGCTGGCGCTGGCCGGTATTATGGGCGGATCCGCATCGGCCGTATCAGACTCGACGCGCAGTATTGTCCTCGAGAGCGCCTTTTTTAGTCCGCTCAGCATCGCTGGCCGTGCGCGTCGCTATGGTCTGCACACGGATTCTTCACACCGTTTTGAACGCGGTGTTGACCCGCAATTGCAGCGACGTGCGCTTAATCGTGCCACCGATCTGCTCATCAAGGCAGTTGGCGGCGTGGCCGGCCCCGTTGTGGAGGTTGCCAGCGAGGCCAGCCTGCCGCAACGACAGGCAATCCTGCTACGTAGCGCCCGCATCCAACGGGTTCTGGGGCATGCCGTTCCACCGGCCGAGGTGGAGGATATCCTGCAACGCCTGGGGATGGACGTCACCGCGGAGGATGAGAATTGGCGGGTTGTGGCGCCCAGTTTTCGCTTTGATATCGACATCGAAGAGGACTTGATCGAGGAGATCGCACGCGTCTACGGCTACAGCAACTTGCCGGCCACCTTGCCACGTGCCGGGGCACAGATTCTGCCGTGTTCGGAGAGGCGGGTCGCGCTATCCCTGTTGCGACAAATCCTGGTTGCGCGCGGCTATCAGGAGGCCATCACCTACAGTTTCATCGATCCTGTCATGCAAAAAATGTTCGATCCCGAGGCGGTGGCCATTCCCCTCACCAACCCCATTTCGGCGGACATGTCGGTGATGCGTACCAGTCACTGGCCGAGCCTGGTGCAGGCGGCGGTGCATAACCTGAATCGCCAACAGGAAACGGTCAGATTTTTCGAGTCAGGACTCAAGTTTATAAAACAAGATAATGAATATAAACAGGAAAAATATTTATCTGGCCTGATAACCGGTCGCCATATTCCTGAACAGTGGGGCGAAAAATCACGCCCTGTCGATTTTTTTGACCTGAAAGGCGATGTTGAAGCACTGCTCGCAACCCTGGCCGACACGGCGCAATACACCTTCACGGCACAGCCGCTGCCGGCCTTGCACCCCGGTCAGTCCGCTGTGATCTATGATGAACAGGGTGAAAAGATAGGTTGTCTGGGGGCCTTGCACCCCCAGATCGAGGATCAGCTGGGTCTGTCGCAACGCGTGTTCGTGTTCGAACTTGCAATAAAATGCTTCGAAAATGCAGAAGTTCCACAGTTTGCGCCGTTATCCAAATATCCATCCATCCGCCGCGACCTTGCGGTGGTCATGGATGAAAAAAT